The proteins below come from a single Kitasatospora sp. NBC_00315 genomic window:
- a CDS encoding DUF262 domain-containing protein has protein sequence MALDSPKLKDVLADVASGTLQLPDFQRDWKWDDDRIRAIIATVTLDYPLGVVMTLETGGESPFRARTLTGAGLEQERVPNLLLLDGQQRLTSLFQALSLDVPVETVDARGRAIKRWYYVDIEKAVRASADRDEAIVSVPENKVLRTDFARTVLLDLRTVDDECNAGLFPLHFVFDTQRVNSWKKTFVKTNEDLNWDLWGEFEERVLEPIRSFQVPMIRLAASTSMDAVCAVFERVNTGGVPLNVFELLTATYAGDRAWAGHTGDYYRLPEVWQTVKQGLATRHPVFGRLEQGIEDGLSSSDFLQAVALVRTWERKQDRPGAAVSCKRRDLLELPLTEFDRLAPRLAEAFEWVGAFLQQQCIVRAADLPYRTQLVPLAAVRAILGEATDSLAAEEMITQWYWCGVLGEMYGGSTETRFTRDVEQLVRWSRTGGEPPETVTDAFFFAERLNTLTTRNSAAYKGIYALLIKQGAVDWHFTDAPLSPKRLGEHAVDVRQIFPKGWIDKQYGSDFPANSIVNKTPLSLRAAQDMTGPPGSYLSSLIAASDMRLEWFDDVVATHLINPESLHGNDYERFYLDRTRQLVDLVQSAMGKRTALRGVVDAEGPR, from the coding sequence GTGGCGCTCGACAGTCCGAAGCTCAAGGACGTCCTCGCGGACGTTGCGTCCGGCACACTGCAACTCCCCGACTTCCAACGTGACTGGAAGTGGGACGACGATCGGATCCGCGCGATCATCGCCACGGTGACGCTCGACTACCCGCTCGGCGTGGTGATGACGCTGGAGACCGGCGGTGAGTCACCCTTCCGGGCCAGGACCCTCACCGGCGCCGGGCTGGAACAGGAGCGCGTCCCGAACCTGCTTCTTCTGGACGGGCAGCAACGGCTCACGTCCCTGTTCCAGGCATTGTCCCTGGACGTACCGGTCGAGACCGTCGACGCCCGCGGACGGGCCATCAAGCGCTGGTACTACGTCGACATCGAAAAGGCCGTTCGGGCGTCCGCCGACCGTGACGAGGCGATCGTCTCGGTGCCGGAGAACAAGGTGCTCCGGACGGACTTCGCCCGCACGGTCCTTCTCGACCTTCGCACCGTCGACGACGAGTGCAACGCCGGCCTCTTTCCGCTGCACTTCGTGTTCGACACCCAGCGGGTCAACTCCTGGAAGAAGACGTTCGTCAAGACGAACGAGGACCTCAACTGGGACTTGTGGGGCGAGTTCGAGGAGCGGGTACTCGAGCCGATCCGTTCGTTCCAGGTCCCGATGATCCGTCTCGCCGCCTCGACGTCGATGGACGCCGTCTGCGCCGTGTTCGAGCGGGTCAACACCGGCGGGGTTCCGCTGAACGTCTTCGAGCTGCTCACCGCGACCTACGCCGGCGATCGCGCTTGGGCCGGGCACACCGGGGACTACTACCGGCTCCCCGAGGTCTGGCAGACGGTCAAGCAGGGCCTGGCCACCCGGCACCCGGTGTTCGGGCGCCTGGAGCAGGGCATCGAGGACGGTCTGAGCAGCAGCGACTTCCTGCAGGCCGTGGCCCTGGTGCGTACCTGGGAGCGCAAGCAGGACCGACCGGGCGCCGCGGTGTCCTGCAAGCGGCGTGACCTACTGGAACTGCCGCTCACCGAGTTCGACCGGCTTGCGCCGCGCCTCGCGGAGGCATTCGAGTGGGTTGGCGCCTTCCTGCAGCAGCAGTGCATCGTCCGGGCCGCCGACCTCCCCTACCGAACGCAGCTCGTTCCGCTGGCCGCCGTGCGCGCCATCCTCGGCGAGGCGACCGACTCGCTTGCCGCAGAGGAGATGATCACCCAGTGGTACTGGTGCGGCGTGCTGGGCGAGATGTACGGAGGCTCCACAGAGACCCGCTTCACCCGCGATGTCGAGCAGCTCGTCAGGTGGAGCCGCACGGGTGGCGAGCCGCCGGAAACGGTCACGGACGCGTTCTTCTTCGCCGAGCGTCTGAACACGCTGACCACCCGCAACAGTGCCGCCTACAAGGGAATCTACGCGCTGCTGATCAAACAGGGCGCAGTGGACTGGCACTTCACGGACGCCCCGCTGAGCCCGAAGCGGTTGGGTGAGCACGCGGTCGACGTTCGGCAGATCTTCCCCAAGGGCTGGATCGACAAGCAGTACGGATCGGACTTCCCGGCGAACTCGATCGTGAACAAGACTCCGCTCTCCTTGCGCGCGGCCCAGGACATGACCGGTCCGCCCGGCTCGTACCTGTCGTCGCTGATCGCGGCGTCGGACATGCGGTTGGAGTGGTTCGACGACGTGGTCGCCACCCACCTCATCAACCCGGAAAGCCTGCACGGGAACGACTACGAACGCTTCTATCTGGACCGCACCCGGCAGCTGGTCGACCTGGTGCAGAGCGCGATGGGCAAGCGGACCGCCCTGCGCGGCGTGGTGGACGCCGAGGGCCCTCGATGA
- a CDS encoding helix-turn-helix transcriptional regulator — protein MTHLAPNPAPQPVFPSNPPPPAADGLGELIRTYRHRAGMTQRQLADLSALSVRSIRDLEAGRVRRPRHETARLLADALRLAEPQRRAMEQAALRLPIPDEPAATEREQPPALGPIPLALATPDGAIIGREDELQWLTRALGFDRQCIVSVVGVSGVGSSRLALEASCVLRDELGWPVLWLDARHLSPAEPSGIGWEVPEPPPLLRQVVRILTGRAEHAAGAWAEVLPLLGVGNSVLVLDGLIRGQVPGDRLTELLQRCPGLRVVTTGLEPIAVQGEQVLALAPLPVPGPAPAAAATGAPGAIASASAPSPDAESPDAEVPGAEALGGGTTDAGAPAAVRLFATHMRRVRPGFALDGPRLEAVLELCRLLEGIPRAITYAAEWCLMYSPQQLLDHLRADPLGLSAPSSVSGPSLRASLRRTFDALEPEPALLLRCLAGLPGPWTLEDAHVLVGGTLAGLSRAVHQLMVRGLVRHCGYEEEDRFTVPPLLRLALSHRPADGPL, from the coding sequence GTGACGCACCTCGCGCCGAACCCCGCACCACAGCCCGTGTTCCCGAGCAACCCGCCGCCCCCCGCGGCCGACGGCCTCGGTGAACTGATCAGGACCTACCGCCACCGGGCGGGTATGACGCAGCGTCAGCTCGCCGACCTCTCCGCGCTGAGCGTGCGCTCCATCCGCGACCTGGAGGCGGGCCGGGTCCGCCGGCCCCGCCACGAGACCGCCCGGCTGCTGGCCGACGCCCTGCGGCTCGCCGAGCCGCAACGCCGGGCCATGGAGCAGGCGGCCCTGCGCCTGCCCATACCGGACGAGCCGGCCGCCACCGAACGGGAGCAGCCGCCCGCGCTCGGTCCGATCCCGCTCGCGCTGGCCACCCCGGACGGCGCCATCATCGGGCGCGAGGACGAACTTCAGTGGCTCACCAGGGCGTTGGGCTTCGACCGGCAGTGCATCGTGTCCGTCGTCGGTGTCAGCGGAGTGGGCTCCAGCCGGCTCGCGCTCGAAGCCTCCTGTGTCCTGCGGGACGAACTCGGCTGGCCCGTGCTCTGGCTGGACGCCCGGCACCTGTCGCCGGCCGAACCCTCCGGCATCGGCTGGGAGGTCCCGGAGCCGCCACCGCTGCTGCGGCAGGTGGTCAGGATCCTGACCGGCCGCGCGGAGCACGCCGCCGGGGCATGGGCCGAGGTCCTCCCGCTGCTCGGCGTGGGCAACAGCGTGCTGGTGCTCGACGGGCTGATCCGTGGCCAGGTGCCCGGCGATCGGCTGACCGAGCTGCTCCAGCGCTGCCCCGGGCTGCGCGTGGTCACCACCGGCCTGGAGCCGATCGCCGTCCAGGGCGAGCAGGTGCTCGCGCTGGCCCCGCTGCCGGTACCCGGGCCCGCGCCCGCTGCGGCCGCCACCGGAGCCCCGGGCGCCATCGCGTCCGCGTCCGCCCCGTCCCCGGACGCCGAATCCCCGGACGCCGAAGTTCCGGGAGCCGAGGCCCTCGGCGGTGGGACCACGGACGCCGGGGCCCCCGCCGCCGTCCGGCTGTTCGCCACCCACATGCGGCGGGTCCGCCCGGGATTCGCACTGGACGGCCCGCGGCTGGAAGCGGTCCTCGAACTGTGCCGCCTGCTGGAGGGGATCCCCCGGGCGATCACCTACGCGGCCGAATGGTGCCTGATGTACTCGCCCCAGCAGCTGCTGGACCACCTGCGGGCCGATCCGCTCGGGCTGAGCGCGCCCTCCTCGGTGTCGGGCCCCTCGCTGCGGGCCTCCCTGCGGCGGACCTTCGACGCTCTGGAGCCGGAGCCCGCACTCCTGCTGCGCTGCCTGGCCGGACTGCCGGGCCCCTGGACCCTCGAGGACGCGCACGTCCTGGTCGGCGGCACCCTGGCCGGGCTGAGCCGGGCGGTCCACCAGCTGATGGTGCGCGGGCTGGTCCGGCACTGCGGGTACGAGGAGGAGGACCGGTTCACCGTACCGCCGCTGTTGCGGCTGGCTCTCAGCCACCGTCCGGCGGACGGGCCGCTCTGA
- the pglW gene encoding BREX system serine/threonine kinase PglW: MRDGRWTTVTDSEFQHEHRGLEAIREKLTDADPWRAWSNFTFTANTGHVREVDLLVVAPGGVHLIELKDWHGSVESRNGTWLQTQPSGRQVVHGNPLHLANKKAKELAGLLTQNGRRIWVSEAVCFTDSSLRRRLAPADQHGVYTVDELAEMLRQPPRDERRRVDAVASREIKAALERVGIARSDAQYKVGPYLLNRKAFDSGPTWADYLARHSELPEAARVRIYLRERGSDAGLRASVERAALREAAVLRRFRHPGVVQLRQYDSSGHSAGPALIFDYDPRTLRLDEYLLQYGAKLDILSRMSLVRQLAETMRSGHSNRIFHRTLAARAIHVVPRGRNRAAGVDGEEAGWLNPRLQISDWQVAVQRSSGDTSEGAARLAPTALSQAGAHLAEAADPYLAPELTALNPDPVTLDVYGLGVLTYLLATLKAPAASQAELVARLEAGEGLRPSAVVDGLSEDIDELVQAATAYLPAQRLSSVDEFLEMLEFVEDGLTAPAPESTVADEPVGHAAEQPEKDPLEAVAGDVLAGRWEVRRRLGTGSTSRAFLVRDLAYDPQARRSKALCVLKIALSDNRAEVLAHEAEVMGRLRPDSRIIRLVEPEPVRIGGRTVLVLEYVGDERESDEASAPSSGNRRREETVARQLRDRGRLPVDQLEAYGDYLFGAVDFLEGEGVWHRDIKPDNIAIRVRPNRTRELVLIDFSLAGYRVQDTKAGTDGYLDPFIGTATRSVYDAHAERYAVAATLHEMASRELPVWGGGRVSPRQTDEEKEPYPTIASEGFDAAVREGLTAFFRKALHRDAAERFSDLKPMRDAWKKIFLELNTTVSSSRRGQSGGTGHGAGRADGSADGSAGVGVPAEAAEAAAPVIADAEPEDAERDRNEKAAAATRDTPVSASGLTPAAESFVFGLHVHTVGELLDLSQRQLVNAPGLGAKTRKEVLGRIKEWRRGLAEQPVGPLTPEGRKAAKEELAELTAAESAVVNSLAVSDIAARLPAHSLRAVSLDTLATLFVPELKKNGVNQNEVEMVRLLLRLPDGSGALPGIGVWPKQKDVADTLGLSAGRIPQMLKIQRTRWSRHAAVQVLRHEVLELLRGLGRVASAAEIADALAVRRGTRLQERGHRRALALAAVRAVLEVEQLEPADAEFRHVANRDAADEGMGAGLLALEVGEDDDPETPSAPGLLDYAQRLGKVADRLARLDTLPTAATVLAELAAVTPPSGVVERDERRTVELAAAASRNAAATPRLEIYPRDLSLVRALRLTQAGLVRIIPGVPEARQPGLTGEDVHERVRARFPELLDGRGGHSLPTEGPLTTALRGAGFDLIFALREDTRTRRYLPRRADGGSSYLSSGAGRRATQTSRITRYDDDPLLAGAMQTEEQLVSSARRDGFRVLTVRTGLAREAARELTGSGGGSRFGAEAVSVTELLLAALHELVDPRPKPTWETILRADAAEPGTPAAMRFAEYARTAWGAVEPRIGELITAGGPGSPVLLVDGGVFARYDAMGVLDRLSGRSRNGGRPLWLLCPQSDPARDPRLGTTAVPHQAGLGEWIELPDSWVNNAHRAGESEEATK; encoded by the coding sequence ATGCGGGACGGCCGGTGGACGACGGTCACCGACTCGGAGTTCCAGCACGAGCACCGCGGCCTGGAGGCCATCCGCGAGAAGCTGACGGACGCCGACCCCTGGCGGGCCTGGTCGAACTTCACCTTCACCGCGAACACCGGCCATGTCCGTGAGGTGGACCTGCTGGTGGTGGCCCCGGGCGGGGTGCATCTGATCGAGCTGAAGGACTGGCACGGTTCGGTCGAGTCCCGCAACGGGACGTGGTTGCAGACCCAGCCCAGCGGCCGCCAGGTCGTTCACGGCAACCCGCTGCACCTGGCGAACAAGAAGGCCAAGGAGCTGGCCGGACTGCTCACCCAGAACGGCAGGCGGATCTGGGTGTCGGAGGCGGTCTGCTTCACCGACTCCTCGCTGCGGCGCCGGCTCGCCCCCGCCGACCAGCACGGCGTCTACACGGTGGACGAGCTGGCCGAGATGCTGCGGCAGCCGCCGCGCGACGAGCGTCGGCGGGTCGACGCGGTGGCCTCCCGCGAGATCAAGGCCGCGCTGGAGCGGGTCGGGATCGCCCGCAGTGACGCGCAGTACAAGGTCGGGCCGTACCTGCTCAACCGCAAGGCCTTCGACTCCGGCCCGACCTGGGCCGACTACCTGGCCCGGCACAGCGAGCTGCCGGAGGCCGCCCGGGTCCGGATCTACCTGCGCGAGCGCGGCTCGGACGCCGGCCTGCGGGCCTCGGTCGAACGGGCGGCGCTGCGCGAGGCCGCCGTCCTGCGGCGGTTCCGGCACCCCGGCGTGGTGCAGCTGCGCCAGTACGACTCCTCCGGGCACTCGGCCGGCCCGGCGCTGATCTTCGACTACGACCCGCGCACGTTGCGGCTCGACGAGTACCTGCTGCAGTACGGCGCGAAGCTGGACATCCTCAGCCGGATGTCGCTGGTGCGCCAGCTCGCCGAGACGATGCGCTCCGGGCACAGCAACCGCATCTTCCACCGGACGCTCGCGGCCCGGGCCATCCACGTCGTCCCGCGCGGTCGCAACCGTGCGGCGGGCGTCGACGGCGAGGAGGCGGGCTGGCTCAACCCGCGCCTGCAGATCTCCGACTGGCAGGTCGCGGTCCAACGCTCCTCGGGCGACACCTCGGAGGGCGCCGCCCGGCTGGCCCCGACGGCGCTCTCCCAGGCGGGCGCGCATCTCGCGGAGGCCGCCGACCCCTATCTCGCACCGGAGTTGACCGCCCTCAACCCCGACCCGGTCACCCTCGACGTCTACGGCCTGGGGGTGCTGACCTACCTGCTCGCGACGCTCAAGGCCCCCGCCGCGAGCCAGGCCGAGCTGGTGGCCCGGCTGGAGGCGGGCGAGGGCCTGCGGCCCAGCGCGGTGGTGGACGGACTCTCGGAGGACATCGACGAGCTGGTCCAGGCCGCGACCGCCTACCTGCCGGCCCAGCGGCTCTCCTCGGTGGACGAGTTCCTGGAGATGCTGGAGTTCGTCGAGGACGGCCTGACGGCGCCGGCCCCCGAGAGCACGGTGGCGGACGAACCTGTCGGGCACGCTGCCGAGCAGCCGGAGAAGGATCCGCTGGAGGCCGTCGCGGGCGATGTGCTCGCGGGCCGCTGGGAGGTCCGGCGCAGGCTCGGGACGGGCTCCACCAGCCGGGCCTTCCTGGTCCGCGATCTGGCGTACGACCCGCAGGCGCGCCGTTCGAAGGCCCTGTGCGTGCTGAAGATCGCGCTGAGCGACAACCGGGCGGAGGTGCTGGCCCACGAGGCCGAGGTGATGGGTCGCCTCCGCCCCGACTCGCGGATCATCCGCCTGGTCGAGCCGGAGCCGGTGCGCATCGGCGGCCGGACGGTGCTCGTCCTGGAGTACGTCGGCGACGAGCGCGAGAGCGACGAAGCCTCGGCGCCGAGCTCGGGCAACCGCCGGCGGGAGGAGACCGTGGCCCGGCAGCTGCGCGACCGGGGACGCCTCCCGGTGGACCAGCTGGAGGCGTACGGCGACTACCTCTTCGGCGCGGTGGACTTCCTGGAGGGCGAGGGCGTCTGGCACCGGGACATCAAGCCGGACAACATCGCGATCCGGGTCCGTCCCAACCGCACCCGCGAGCTGGTGCTGATCGACTTCTCGCTGGCCGGCTACCGCGTGCAGGACACCAAGGCCGGCACGGACGGCTACCTCGACCCGTTCATCGGCACCGCGACGCGCTCGGTGTACGACGCGCACGCCGAGCGGTACGCCGTCGCCGCGACCCTGCACGAGATGGCCTCCCGCGAGCTGCCGGTGTGGGGCGGCGGCCGGGTCTCGCCGCGCCAGACGGACGAGGAGAAGGAGCCGTACCCGACGATCGCCAGCGAGGGTTTCGACGCCGCCGTGCGGGAGGGCCTGACCGCTTTCTTCCGCAAGGCCCTGCACCGGGACGCGGCAGAGCGCTTCAGCGATCTGAAGCCGATGCGGGACGCCTGGAAGAAGATCTTCCTGGAGCTGAACACCACGGTGAGCAGCTCCCGGCGCGGCCAGAGCGGAGGCACCGGCCACGGGGCAGGCAGGGCGGACGGGTCGGCGGACGGGTCGGCCGGTGTCGGCGTGCCCGCCGAGGCCGCCGAGGCCGCCGCCCCCGTGATCGCGGACGCCGAGCCCGAGGACGCCGAACGTGATCGCAACGAGAAGGCGGCCGCGGCGACCCGGGACACTCCGGTCTCCGCCTCTGGACTGACCCCCGCGGCCGAGTCCTTCGTCTTCGGGCTGCACGTCCACACCGTCGGCGAACTACTGGATCTGAGCCAGCGTCAGCTCGTCAACGCGCCCGGACTGGGCGCCAAGACCCGCAAGGAGGTCCTGGGCCGGATCAAGGAGTGGCGGCGCGGGCTCGCCGAGCAGCCGGTCGGCCCGCTCACCCCGGAGGGCCGCAAGGCCGCGAAGGAGGAGCTCGCCGAGCTGACGGCGGCCGAGAGCGCCGTGGTGAACTCCCTGGCCGTCAGCGACATCGCCGCACGGCTGCCCGCGCACTCGCTGCGGGCCGTCAGCCTGGACACCCTGGCGACGCTCTTCGTACCGGAGCTGAAGAAGAACGGCGTCAACCAGAACGAGGTCGAGATGGTGCGGCTGCTGCTGCGCCTGCCCGACGGGAGCGGCGCCCTTCCCGGTATCGGGGTCTGGCCCAAGCAGAAGGACGTCGCCGACACCCTCGGCCTCTCGGCCGGGCGCATCCCGCAGATGCTCAAGATCCAGCGCACCCGCTGGAGCAGGCACGCGGCGGTTCAGGTCCTGCGCCACGAGGTGCTGGAGCTGCTGCGCGGGCTGGGCCGGGTCGCCTCGGCGGCCGAGATCGCGGACGCCCTCGCCGTCCGGCGCGGCACCCGGCTCCAGGAGCGCGGGCACCGCCGGGCGCTGGCGCTCGCGGCCGTGCGCGCCGTGCTGGAGGTCGAGCAGCTCGAACCGGCGGACGCCGAGTTCCGGCACGTGGCCAACCGTGACGCGGCCGACGAGGGGATGGGCGCCGGCCTGCTGGCCCTGGAGGTCGGCGAGGACGACGACCCGGAGACGCCGTCCGCGCCTGGCCTGCTCGACTACGCCCAGCGCCTCGGCAAGGTCGCCGACCGGCTCGCCCGGCTGGACACCCTGCCGACCGCCGCGACCGTACTGGCCGAGCTCGCAGCGGTCACCCCGCCGAGTGGCGTCGTCGAGCGGGACGAGCGCCGCACGGTCGAGCTGGCCGCGGCGGCCTCCCGCAACGCGGCGGCCACCCCGCGCCTGGAGATCTACCCCCGCGACCTGTCGCTGGTCCGGGCGCTGCGCCTGACCCAGGCGGGCCTGGTCCGGATCATTCCCGGCGTGCCGGAGGCCCGGCAGCCCGGCCTGACCGGCGAGGACGTGCACGAGCGGGTCCGGGCCCGGTTCCCCGAGCTGCTGGACGGACGGGGCGGCCACTCACTGCCCACCGAGGGCCCGCTCACGACGGCGCTCCGGGGCGCCGGATTCGACCTGATCTTCGCCCTGCGCGAGGACACCCGGACCAGGCGCTACCTGCCCCGCCGGGCGGACGGCGGCTCCAGCTACCTCAGCTCCGGCGCCGGCCGCCGCGCGACCCAGACCTCGCGCATCACCCGCTACGACGACGACCCGCTGCTGGCCGGCGCCATGCAGACCGAGGAGCAACTGGTCTCCTCGGCCCGACGCGACGGCTTCCGCGTGCTGACCGTCCGCACCGGGCTCGCCCGCGAGGCGGCCCGCGAACTGACCGGGAGCGGCGGAGGCAGCAGGTTCGGGGCCGAGGCGGTGTCCGTGACCGAGCTGCTGCTGGCGGCGCTGCACGAACTGGTCGACCCCAGGCCGAAGCCGACCTGGGAGACCATCCTGCGCGCGGACGCGGCCGAACCGGGCACACCGGCGGCCATGCGGTTCGCCGAGTACGCTCGGACGGCCTGGGGCGCGGTCGAGCCGAGGATCGGCGAACTGATCACGGCGGGCGGCCCCGGGAGCCCGGTGCTGCTGGTCGACGGCGGCGTCTTCGCCCGGTACGACGCGATGGGCGTGCTCGACCGCCTGTCCGGACGCTCGCGGAACGGCGGCCGGCCGCTGTGGCTGCTCTGCCCGCAGAGCGACCCGGCACGCGACCCCCGGCTGGGCACGACGGCCGTGCCGCACCAGGCGGGGCTCGGAGAGTGGATCGAACTTCCGGACTCGTGGGTCAACAACGCCCACCGAGCCGGCGAGAGTGAAGAGGCGACGAAGTGA
- a CDS encoding CBS domain-containing protein — MTNRPTPEELQSLKGRQVTPAEILALFGLRVRDRSSVHTISQALSDAGLATLPDFAVCRSGDLLEVVAIDGALMAGPVPEDEEAQEQDALPSYALPQQLQIGDLVPSGCDLVHVGPGDQLTKATYLMRTKTLEQIPVITGGTLHGVVSWRSVAKAYENGLAPTLENAMQKGSLPVADARQEFFSCLTLLREHGYLVVRGEDGSFPGIVTTTAVTDRFEGAARPFFQLGEIESLLRRVLGTRLSQDAIRAVQTNRKPDQRSGLVTDLMFGDYVRLLDGTQNKQALATQADVNWATLGWTAMDRAQFVEHLERVKDIRNRIAHFDADPLPDALLGELATFIKLLRDFVA, encoded by the coding sequence ATGACGAACCGCCCGACACCCGAGGAACTTCAGTCGCTGAAGGGCCGGCAGGTCACGCCCGCCGAGATCCTGGCGCTCTTCGGTCTGCGAGTGCGGGATCGCAGCAGCGTGCACACGATTTCGCAGGCACTGTCGGACGCCGGTCTGGCCACGCTCCCCGACTTCGCGGTCTGCCGCTCGGGGGACTTGCTGGAGGTCGTGGCGATCGACGGCGCCCTGATGGCCGGACCGGTCCCCGAGGACGAGGAGGCGCAGGAGCAGGACGCCCTGCCGTCCTACGCGCTGCCGCAGCAACTCCAGATCGGTGACCTGGTGCCGTCCGGTTGCGACCTCGTGCACGTGGGTCCGGGTGATCAGTTGACCAAGGCCACCTACCTGATGCGGACCAAGACGCTGGAGCAGATCCCGGTGATCACCGGCGGGACTCTGCACGGCGTCGTGAGCTGGCGGTCGGTGGCGAAGGCGTACGAGAACGGTCTGGCGCCGACCCTCGAGAACGCCATGCAGAAGGGCTCCCTCCCGGTGGCCGACGCGCGGCAGGAGTTCTTCAGCTGCCTCACCCTGCTCAGGGAGCACGGGTATCTCGTGGTGCGGGGCGAGGACGGCTCCTTTCCCGGGATCGTGACCACCACCGCCGTCACCGACCGGTTCGAGGGTGCGGCACGTCCGTTCTTCCAGCTGGGCGAGATCGAGTCGCTGCTCCGCCGGGTCCTGGGCACCCGCCTCAGCCAGGACGCGATCCGTGCCGTGCAGACCAACCGGAAGCCGGACCAGCGGTCCGGGCTGGTCACCGACCTGATGTTCGGCGACTACGTGCGTCTGCTGGACGGGACCCAGAACAAGCAGGCCCTCGCCACCCAGGCCGACGTGAACTGGGCCACCCTCGGCTGGACGGCGATGGACCGGGCGCAGTTCGTGGAGCACCTGGAGCGGGTGAAGGACATCCGCAACCGGATCGCCCACTTCGACGCCGACCCCTTGCCGGATGCCCTGCTCGGCGAACTGGCGACGTTCATCAAGCTGCTCCGGGACTTCGTCGCCTGA